A stretch of DNA from Desulfosarcina ovata subsp. ovata:
TCACGGCGGGAATCGCCACGGCCAACCCGGCTGCCGTGGCCACCAGGGCCTCCGAGATACCCGGGGCCACAACGGCGAGACTGGCCGAACCGCGCTGGCCGATACCATGGAAGGAGTTCATGATCCCCCATACGGTGCCGAACAGCCCGATAAACGGAGTGGTGTTGCCGGTGGTGGCCAGAAACGGTACCATCTGGCCAAGCCGTGTCATCTCTGTGTTGATGGCCCGGCGAAGGGCACGCTTGACATTGCCGCTTCCCGAAAACTCATGTCGCAGGGAGGAGGTTTCATCGGGTACGCCACTCTCCTCTCCCGGTTTCCCGCTGGTATTGAGCTTGCGCAGTTCGGCATATCCGATTCTGAAAATCCGGGCGACCGGGCTGCCACCGAGCTGTTTGGCCTTGGTATACGCACCCGCCAGGTCCCGGCTCTTCCAGAAATAGTCGATGAAGATGTCCGATTCCTTAAACGCCTTACGGATGTAACGCATTTTGATGATGATGATCGACCATGACATTACGGAAAAGAACAACAGCAGCAACAACACAAATTTCACCATCAGGCTCGCGTTGCTGATAATATGAATATAATCCATCTGGTTAGCACCCATTCATTTTTCTCCAATCAGTGGATGGCGGGCATTCGTCGATTTTTTGCAGGCATTGATGCGAAGTCATGTGAAACCCGGCAAGACAGCTTCCAACCCCTTGAAAAAGTGCCTGTATAACTATACAAGCCATCCAGCGGTGTCAAGCGGTTTGACGTTTGAAGCACCGTTACATAAGGCTTTGCGGAAGGTGAGGCACCCTGCCGCTCACCGATTCCGGTATCACCTCTGCCGTCTTGCACGCCGGCGCCACTTCCAACGACAATCAACCAACGAGGTCTGTCATGAATCGAGTTACCGAGTTCCTCTTCGAAGCCATGCTGCTCAAACGGGTGCATCGCACCGGCTACCAGTTTCTGGGCCCAGGCCAAGAATCCGTTGCCGAACACACCTTTGCGGTGATGTGCATCGCCTGGACGCTAGCCCAATTGACCCCGCAAGCGGACCAGAAACGGCTCCTGGCCATGTGCCTGGTCCACGATCTGCCCGAGGCGCGCATGGGCGATCTCAACTATGTTCAAAAACACTATGTCACCGCCGATGAAACATCGGCCGTGGCGCATTTGACCCGGGGGCTTCCCTTTGGCGCCGATATAAAGGAACTGATCGATGAATTCAATGCCCGCGAAACCCTCGAGGCCCGTCTGGCCAACGACGCCGACCAACTGGCGTTCCTGCTTGACCTGAAGTCTCTTTCGGACATGGGGTATGCCGCACCGGAAAAGTGGGCCAGCCATGTTCAGGAGCGCCTTAAAACTTCTGCAGGCGTGGAACTTTCTGAAAGCATTAGCAAAACTGAATGGGATTCATGGTGGCTGAAAATTTTCTCTTGACAGCGCCCCAGAGCAGCAATAAGTATTTATCCTTGTTCAAAATTTTCGGCAATCACTTACAAACGGGAGGCGACAATGAACTGGATTACCGGTACGCTGGGGTCATCCATCGGTAAAAAACTGATGATGGCCATCACGGGGTTTAGTTTCTGCGGATTCCTGGCTGCTCACCTGGCCGGCAATCTGACCATCTACGGGGGTAAGGATGCATTTAATGCCTATGCCGCCCATCTTCACGCCTTGGGGCCGTTGATCACGGTGGCGGAACTGGGGTTGCTGACCTTCGCGCTGGTTCATGTGATCACCGGCGTGACCCTCTTTCTGGGGAACCTCAAAGCCCGACCGGTGCGCTACGCCGTCAACAAATCGGCCGGCGGTCGGACCCTCGGTTCGGCCACCATGCCATACACCGGTGGTATCCTGCTGGCCTTCATCGTTTTTCACCTGATGAATTTTCATTTTGTGGATAAAACCAATACCACCATTTTTGCCATCGTTTCAAATGCCTTCACCAGTCCGGCGTATGTGGCCATCTACATCGTGGCCATGGTCGCCGCAGCCATTCATGTCAGTCACGGATTCTGGAGCGCCTTTCAGACCGTTGGGGCCAACCACCCCAAATACATGCCGCTTCTTAAAATCCTGAGCATCGCATTTGCCGTGATCGTCGGCATCGGGTTCGGTTTTCTGCCCGTCTATATTTTCCTGCTGGCCTGATTCGGCTGCGGCCATTGGATAACCACGCAACGGGGCCATCGCACCCCTAACTAAGTCCAGAAAGGAAATACCATGGCACTTGATGCAAAAATTCCCGGAGGACCGATCGCCGAGAAATGGGATCGGCACCGTTTTGAACTGAAGCTGGTCAATCCGGCCAACAAGCGCAAATTCGATATTATTGTCGTCGGCACCGGCTTGGCCGGCGGATCGGCATCGGCCACCCTGGCCGAGCTGGGTTACAACGTCAAGACCTTCTGTATTCAGGACAGCCCGCGCCGGGCCCACAGCATTGCGGCCCAGGGCGGCATCAACGCGGCGAAGAACTATCCCAACGACGGCGACAGCATCTGGCGGCTCTTCTACGATACGGTCAAGGGCGGCGATTTCCGGGCCCGTGAGGCCAATGTCTATCGCCTGGCGCAGGTGAGCAACGACATCATCGACCAGTGTGTGGCCCAGGGAATCCCCTTTGCCCGGGATTACGGCGGCCTTCTGGCCAACCGCTCCTTTGGCGGCGCCCAGGTGTCCAGAACGTTCTATGCCCGCGGCCAGACCGGACAGCAACTGCTCTTGGGCGCCTACAGCGCCATGATGCGGCAGGTGGCGGCAGGAAAAGTAAAGATGTTTCCCCGCCGGGAAATGCTCGATGTGGTCGTTGTCGACGGCCATGCCAAGGGCATCATCGTGCGTAACCTGATCAGCGGCGAAGTCGAGCGCCATGCGGCCGATGCCGTGGTGCTGTGCACCGGCGGCTATGGCAACGTCTTTTTTCTCTCCACCAATGCCATGGCGTCCAATGTGACCGCTGCATACCGGGCCTATAAAAAAGGCGCCTTTTTCGCCAATCCCTGCTTTACCCAGATTCACCCCACCTGTATCCCGGTTCACGGCAGCTACCAGAGCAAACTGACCCTGATGAGCGAGAGCCTGCGCAACGACGGCCGGGTCTGGGTGCCCAAGAATCCGGGGGATAAACGGACGCCCGACCAGATTCCCGAGGCGGAACGCGACTACTATCTG
This window harbors:
- a CDS encoding HD domain-containing protein, encoding MNRVTEFLFEAMLLKRVHRTGYQFLGPGQESVAEHTFAVMCIAWTLAQLTPQADQKRLLAMCLVHDLPEARMGDLNYVQKHYVTADETSAVAHLTRGLPFGADIKELIDEFNARETLEARLANDADQLAFLLDLKSLSDMGYAAPEKWASHVQERLKTSAGVELSESISKTEWDSWWLKIFS
- a CDS encoding succinate dehydrogenase cytochrome b subunit, with protein sequence MNWITGTLGSSIGKKLMMAITGFSFCGFLAAHLAGNLTIYGGKDAFNAYAAHLHALGPLITVAELGLLTFALVHVITGVTLFLGNLKARPVRYAVNKSAGGRTLGSATMPYTGGILLAFIVFHLMNFHFVDKTNTTIFAIVSNAFTSPAYVAIYIVAMVAAAIHVSHGFWSAFQTVGANHPKYMPLLKILSIAFAVIVGIGFGFLPVYIFLLA
- the tolQ gene encoding protein TolQ, with product MGANQMDYIHIISNASLMVKFVLLLLLFFSVMSWSIIIIKMRYIRKAFKESDIFIDYFWKSRDLAGAYTKAKQLGGSPVARIFRIGYAELRKLNTSGKPGEESGVPDETSSLRHEFSGSGNVKRALRRAINTEMTRLGQMVPFLATTGNTTPFIGLFGTVWGIMNSFHGIGQRGSASLAVVAPGISEALVATAAGLAVAIPAVIAFNHFMQKIRVIETELHSFSADFLNILDRDILR